From the genome of Hymenobacter cellulosilyticus, one region includes:
- a CDS encoding thiamine phosphate synthase encodes MQISNLHFITNRPEHAEQACRGGVRWVQLRVKNAAPNHWKQLALNTQAVCQRYGATLIINDNPALALAIGADGVHLGKQDMPAAEARALLGPDKILGGTANTFEDIEQLVQAGVDYIGLGPFRFTTTKEKLSPILGLEGYTDILEQCAAAGFTVPIIGIGGITLADVKALQLTGLHGVAISGAIANTDDLPSAAAQFVNYLQELTL; translated from the coding sequence ATGCAGATCAGTAACCTTCATTTCATAACCAACCGGCCCGAGCACGCCGAGCAGGCCTGCCGCGGCGGAGTGCGCTGGGTGCAGCTCCGGGTGAAAAATGCGGCTCCCAACCACTGGAAGCAACTGGCCCTAAACACCCAGGCCGTGTGCCAACGCTACGGCGCCACGCTTATCATCAACGACAACCCCGCACTGGCCCTGGCAATCGGAGCCGACGGCGTGCACCTGGGCAAGCAGGATATGCCCGCGGCTGAGGCCCGGGCGCTGCTAGGACCTGATAAAATCCTGGGTGGTACGGCCAACACTTTCGAGGACATTGAGCAGCTGGTGCAGGCCGGCGTCGACTACATCGGGCTGGGGCCTTTCCGTTTTACGACTACCAAGGAAAAGCTAAGCCCTATTCTGGGGCTGGAAGGCTACACGGACATTCTCGAGCAATGCGCAGCAGCGGGCTTCACAGTGCCCATTATCGGCATTGGCGGCATAACGTTGGCCGACGTGAAAGCGCTGCAGCTCACCGGCCTGCACGGCGTGGCCATATCGGGCGCCATTGCCAACACGGACGACCTACCCAGCGCGGCCGCACAGTTTGTCAACTACTTGCAGGAGCTTACCCTATGA
- a CDS encoding thiamine phosphate synthase has protein sequence MFQLLLISSPWFLPEEHHVLTQLFEAGLTSLHLRKPGASRAEVEAYLRAVPVEFHGRIMLHQHHELARDYALQGLHLPAATRGKWRGRPMPGQHLSTSFHSLAEVERHRRRYHHVFLSPIFNSISKVGYSAAFQAAELQAALHRWAIRPTFRPQVIALGGIDASTLGQARQLGFAGAAVLGPSGSTRIR, from the coding sequence ATGTTTCAACTGCTGCTTATTTCCTCGCCCTGGTTTTTGCCCGAGGAGCACCATGTTTTGACTCAGCTGTTTGAAGCGGGCCTCACGTCCCTGCACCTGCGCAAGCCCGGCGCCTCGCGGGCCGAGGTGGAGGCCTACCTGCGCGCCGTGCCGGTCGAGTTTCACGGCCGTATTATGCTGCACCAGCACCACGAGCTGGCCCGCGACTACGCCCTGCAGGGCCTGCACCTGCCCGCCGCCACCCGGGGAAAATGGCGGGGCCGCCCGATGCCTGGACAGCACCTGTCCACCTCATTTCACAGCCTGGCCGAGGTTGAAAGGCACCGGCGCCGCTACCACCACGTGTTTTTGAGCCCCATCTTCAACAGCATCAGCAAAGTGGGCTACTCGGCTGCTTTCCAGGCGGCGGAGCTGCAAGCCGCCCTGCACCGCTGGGCCATCCGTCCCACGTTTCGGCCGCAGGTAATAGCCCTGGGCGGCATCGATGCCTCAACCCTGGGCCAGGCCCGGCAACTCGGCTTCGCGGGAGCCGCCGTGCTCGGGCCATCTGGCAGCACCCGAATCCGGTAG
- a CDS encoding thioesterase family protein, producing MARVKVALPTAYSLTVQIPVRITDLNYGNHLGNDALLSILHEARVQFLQHLGLREVDPATGQGVIMADVAIEYKGEGFYGDVLHIQLAATEVSKYGFDVVYWVKNQDGREIARAKTGMLLFDYTTRKLRPMDATMAQRLGSETQH from the coding sequence ATGGCCCGCGTAAAAGTAGCGTTACCCACCGCATATTCCCTGACGGTGCAGATTCCGGTCCGCATCACCGACCTTAATTACGGCAACCACCTGGGGAATGATGCCCTTCTGAGCATCCTGCACGAGGCCCGGGTGCAGTTTCTGCAGCACCTGGGGCTGCGGGAGGTAGACCCCGCCACCGGTCAGGGCGTCATCATGGCCGACGTGGCTATTGAGTACAAGGGGGAAGGCTTCTACGGCGACGTGCTGCACATTCAGCTGGCTGCCACCGAGGTCAGCAAGTACGGCTTCGACGTGGTGTACTGGGTGAAAAACCAGGACGGCCGCGAAATTGCCCGGGCCAAAACCGGCATGCTGCTCTTCGACTACACCACCCGCAAGCTGCGCCCCATGGATGCGACCATGGCCCAGCGCCTGGGCAGCGAAACCCAGCACTAA
- a CDS encoding MnmC family methyltransferase, with product MVHLTEHFLLHKLPAALQDTALAAARYDVIYFDAFAPDKQPDLWTEAVFEQLYQATAPGGTLVSYCAKGSFRRSLKAAGWLVEKLPGPPGKREMTRARKAAE from the coding sequence GTGGTGCACCTGACCGAGCATTTTCTGCTGCACAAGCTGCCCGCAGCCCTGCAAGACACGGCCCTGGCTGCCGCCCGCTACGACGTCATCTACTTCGACGCCTTTGCCCCCGACAAGCAGCCCGACCTCTGGACCGAAGCCGTGTTCGAACAGCTCTACCAAGCCACCGCCCCAGGCGGAACCCTGGTCAGCTACTGCGCCAAGGGCTCCTTCCGCCGTAGCCTGAAAGCAGCCGGCTGGCTGGTCGAGAAGCTGCCCGGCCCGCCCGGCAAGCGCGAAATGACCCGGGCCCGCAAAGCAGCGGAGTAA
- a CDS encoding DUF2157 domain-containing protein yields the protein MSRKLLETDGPEWVRQGIITREQHAQLLALYPEEQRVVGLLPCWAPCCWA from the coding sequence ATGAGTCGCAAGCTGCTTGAAACCGACGGCCCCGAGTGGGTGCGCCAAGGCATTATTACCCGGGAGCAGCACGCGCAGCTCCTGGCTCTGTACCCCGAGGAACAGCGCGTGGTGGGGCTGCTGCCCTGCTGGGCTCCCTGCTGCTGGGCCTGA
- a CDS encoding DUF2157 domain-containing protein, with protein sequence MSVVAANWQGLPEWLRLLLLLGSMGGAYAGGEYFLARKNESLGIGLIGLGLILFGCGIILTSQMYQLIGYDAPGLLAWALAGTALTYLYRSRTIFVLMACIGGIVQGYSTGQLGSFSYLTAALTVVGLGYYWWRHPDALLGTVLATGLLWQAGLLIGHLHAKITWFFIPAMLIYAVGDWQTDRSAGRALQTPPWPRLSCLPWAWPSTARPTPTPACCGHRFWPTSGPCWRCLPCRGGASTAGAAPAAPPTGSCCCPASTCTAVWHWPLPRW encoded by the coding sequence CTGAGCGTGGTGGCCGCCAACTGGCAGGGCTTACCCGAGTGGCTCCGGCTGCTGCTGCTGCTGGGCAGTATGGGCGGGGCCTACGCCGGCGGCGAGTATTTTCTGGCCCGCAAGAATGAGTCCCTGGGCATTGGCCTGATTGGGCTGGGCTTGATCTTGTTCGGCTGCGGCATTATTCTCACCAGCCAGATGTACCAGCTAATCGGCTACGACGCCCCGGGCCTGCTGGCCTGGGCCCTGGCCGGCACGGCCCTTACCTACCTCTACCGCAGCCGCACCATCTTCGTGCTGATGGCCTGCATCGGGGGTATCGTGCAGGGCTACAGCACCGGGCAGCTGGGCTCGTTCAGTTACCTTACCGCCGCTCTTACTGTGGTGGGCCTCGGCTACTACTGGTGGCGCCACCCCGATGCCCTGCTGGGCACGGTGCTGGCCACGGGCCTGCTCTGGCAGGCAGGGCTGCTCATCGGGCACCTGCACGCCAAAATCACCTGGTTCTTTATTCCGGCCATGCTCATTTACGCCGTCGGCGACTGGCAAACCGACCGGTCGGCGGGCCGGGCTTTGCAAACCCCGCCCTGGCCACGGCTTTCCTGTTTACCCTGGGCCTGGCCCTCTACGGCGAGGCCGACACCTACGCCGGCATGCTGCGGCCACCGTTTCTGGCCTACATCGGGGCCTTGCTGGCGGTGTTTGCCCTGTCGTGGTGGGGCAAGTACCGCCGGGGCCGCCCCGGCAGCGCCACCGACTGGCTCCTGCTGCTGCCCGGCTTCTACCTGCACGGCGGTCTGGCATTGGCCATTGCCACGCTGGTAG
- a CDS encoding ExbD/TolR family protein: protein MTTSHPATGLRSARRTFRRILHPDMTPMVGLGFLLVTFFLLTAEFSKSTALQLLMPAKAKADDIIVDRRLSDVVTLILGKNGQVHYYKGGLYSDDIPELQTVHDGSAGLRRLLLEVRQRNPNTIVIIKPSNEAKYRDLVDALDEMSITNQRHYALADMYRGDYDLLKQHGL from the coding sequence ATGACAACTTCTCATCCTGCCACCGGTCTGCGCTCTGCTCGGCGCACCTTCCGCCGTATCCTGCACCCGGATATGACCCCGATGGTGGGCCTGGGCTTCTTGCTGGTCACGTTCTTTCTGCTTACGGCTGAGTTCTCCAAATCCACTGCACTGCAGCTCTTAATGCCTGCAAAGGCTAAGGCGGATGATATTATTGTAGATAGACGACTCTCAGATGTTGTAACGCTCATTCTTGGCAAGAATGGCCAAGTACATTACTACAAAGGAGGACTCTACTCAGACGATATACCCGAGCTACAAACGGTACATGACGGTTCGGCAGGCTTACGGCGTCTACTGCTGGAAGTGCGACAACGCAATCCTAATACAATAGTCATAATTAAGCCATCAAACGAGGCCAAGTACCGGGATTTAGTGGATGCATTAGATGAAATGAGCATTACTAATCAACGGCACTACGCTTTGGCAGATATGTATCGGGGTGACTACGACCTGCTCAAGCAGCATGGACTATAG
- a CDS encoding ExbD/TolR family protein, whose amino-acid sequence MATSQPTPAPGLRSARRNFRRILHPDMTPMVGLGFLLVTFFLLAADFVKPTVMQLTMPVKPKYDSGESHCGGC is encoded by the coding sequence ATGGCTACCTCCCAACCGACTCCAGCGCCTGGTCTGCGCTCCGCCCGGCGCAACTTTCGCCGCATCCTGCACCCAGATATGACCCCGATGGTGGGGCTGGGTTTTCTGCTGGTCACGTTCTTTCTACTGGCCGCCGACTTTGTGAAGCCGACGGTGATGCAGTTGACGATGCCGGTAAAACCTAAGTATGATTCAGGCGAGAGCCACTGCGGGGGCTGTTGA
- a CDS encoding biopolymer transporter ExbD has protein sequence MTTPSSIRSSRRRNIRPLDLTPIVCVSLVLAVLLLLTSKAAKQTVLQLTMPSQNHKEYIQKFSAHDGLTLLLGRQRQIHYYRGGYYSGELPKLQTIHNGYSGLRRVLLEARYNNPRVVILIKPGPGAKYRDLVDALDEMNITDQKKYAVVDLHKLDYALLRQNGL, from the coding sequence ATGACTACCCCATCTTCTATCCGTTCCAGCCGTCGCCGCAATATTCGGCCCCTGGATTTGACGCCTATAGTCTGTGTGAGCCTGGTGCTGGCCGTGCTTTTGCTGCTGACCTCCAAAGCGGCAAAGCAGACGGTGCTACAGCTGACGATGCCCTCCCAGAATCATAAAGAGTACATTCAGAAATTTTCAGCGCACGACGGCCTTACGCTGCTGCTCGGCCGGCAGCGCCAGATTCATTATTACCGGGGCGGTTACTATTCAGGAGAATTGCCTAAGTTACAGACCATTCATAATGGCTACTCGGGCCTGCGGCGCGTCTTGCTGGAAGCCCGTTACAACAATCCCCGGGTCGTTATCCTCATCAAGCCCGGGCCCGGCGCCAAGTACCGCGACTTAGTGGACGCCCTGGATGAGATGAACATCACCGACCAGAAAAAGTACGCGGTGGTGGATCTGCACAAGCTTGATTACGCGCTGCTCCGGCAGAACGGCTTATAA
- a CDS encoding 5-formyltetrahydrofolate cyclo-ligase translates to MLKSDLRRQMLTWRRAMSDLELATRSQQVAAQLFKETDLTKLETVHVFLPIQRQRELDTWAIIRRFWREFPAVRIVVPVMQEDGLSLRHYLLTPQTELVENAWDVPEPLNAEEVAPYELDAVLLPLLAFDEAGNRVGYGKGFYDRFLQQCRPDVLLIGLSLEDPVLRIADAWEGDVRLHACVTPTRVWHFER, encoded by the coding sequence ATGTTGAAAAGTGACCTGCGGCGGCAGATGTTGACGTGGCGGCGGGCTATGTCGGACCTGGAACTGGCAACCCGCAGCCAGCAGGTAGCCGCTCAGCTGTTCAAGGAAACCGACCTGACTAAGCTGGAAACGGTGCACGTGTTTCTACCCATTCAGCGGCAGCGCGAGCTGGATACCTGGGCCATTATTCGCCGCTTCTGGCGGGAGTTTCCCGCCGTGCGCATTGTGGTGCCGGTCATGCAGGAAGACGGACTTTCCCTGCGTCATTACCTGCTCACGCCCCAAACCGAGCTGGTGGAAAATGCCTGGGACGTGCCCGAGCCCCTGAATGCCGAGGAAGTAGCGCCCTACGAGCTGGATGCCGTGCTGCTGCCCCTGCTGGCCTTCGACGAAGCCGGCAACCGCGTGGGCTACGGCAAAGGCTTCTACGACCGGTTTCTGCAGCAGTGCCGCCCCGACGTGCTGCTCATCGGCCTCTCGCTGGAAGACCCCGTGCTGCGCATAGCCGATGCCTGGGAAGGCGACGTGCGCCTGCACGCCTGCGTGACGCCCACCCGGGTGTGGCACTTCGAGCGGTAG
- a CDS encoding carboxypeptidase-like regulatory domain-containing protein, which yields MPQYSLRFILLLPALLATLTGRAQAITGTIRDANTHEPVPYVNIGVLHKGVGTVADEQGTYRLNLAEAQPTDTVRISSLGFRPRLLRVQELRQQPAVELSPEAVVLREVKVKAKGMYKRTRTLGFRNPDASGTLNMSSNDLGTEIGSVINLSRKPTRVINANFNVAYNHSGPLTFRVNIYRLLPNGRPSQEKLLRRDVIVTSGIEKGTITVDLTPDQLILDEDFMLALEWIKGPANAKVQSQLAFVAGLGYANNDFYLRETSQASWERTSVGAYLAGMQPKISFYVTAQD from the coding sequence ATGCCCCAGTATTCACTTCGCTTTATCCTGCTGCTACCGGCTCTGCTGGCTACGCTTACGGGCCGGGCTCAAGCCATTACTGGCACCATCCGCGACGCCAACACCCACGAGCCGGTGCCCTACGTCAACATCGGGGTGCTGCACAAGGGCGTGGGCACGGTGGCCGACGAGCAAGGCACATACCGGCTAAACTTGGCCGAGGCCCAGCCCACTGATACCGTGCGCATATCCAGCCTGGGATTCCGGCCGCGGCTGCTGCGGGTACAGGAGCTACGGCAGCAGCCCGCCGTGGAGCTGAGCCCCGAGGCTGTGGTGCTGCGCGAAGTGAAGGTAAAAGCCAAGGGAATGTACAAGCGCACCCGCACTCTGGGGTTCCGCAACCCCGACGCCAGCGGCACGCTGAATATGTCGTCGAACGACCTGGGTACGGAAATCGGCTCGGTTATCAACCTTAGCCGCAAGCCCACCCGCGTTATCAATGCCAACTTCAACGTGGCCTACAACCACAGCGGCCCGCTCACGTTCCGGGTGAATATCTACCGGCTGCTGCCCAACGGCCGGCCCTCGCAGGAAAAGCTGCTGCGGCGCGACGTCATCGTCACCTCCGGCATCGAGAAAGGCACCATCACCGTGGACCTCACGCCCGACCAGCTGATTCTGGACGAGGACTTTATGCTGGCTCTGGAGTGGATTAAAGGTCCGGCCAATGCCAAGGTTCAGTCGCAGCTGGCCTTTGTGGCGGGCCTGGGCTACGCCAACAACGATTTTTATCTGCGCGAAACCAGCCAGGCCAGCTGGGAGCGAACTTCGGTAGGAGCATATCTGGCGGGCATGCAGCCCAAAATCAGCTTTTACGTAACCGCCCAGGACTAG
- the bshC gene encoding bacillithiol biosynthesis cysteine-adding enzyme BshC: protein MPLHHLSYAATGAFSSFLADYISQKPELQPYYHRFPRLEEFGAQITEKQAAYSPEARQRLVAALREQYQSLPDVNPAVAANLELLSLDTTFTVTTGHQLNLLTGPLYFIYKIVSTLKLSRQLKQQYPQCDFVPVYWMATEDHDFAEINHFHLFGKKHEWQSAQVGGPVGRMALDGLSEQILDQLPADVPAAFREAYEAGGTLTEATRRLVHALFGEYGLVSIDGDSAALKQALVPVLEHEIREQASNQAVQTTNAQLEAAGYKPQVYSRPLNLFFLTSEGKRERIEQDGDCYAIRNTDLCYTQNELLELARTRPECFSPNVVLRPLYQEILLPNLCYIGGGAEVAYWFQLKQVFSDNQVPFPMLLLRNSALYLGKAHAGKLRKLGLTPADIFRPLPELKKQVGATLGQEEISLREQQQAIAAAFQQVTELAQRLDPTLVKTVAAEAQKTAGGLAGLEKRLSKAAEAKHDTAYSQLTAVKEKLFPGGDLQERVDNVLSILINNPQFINQLLESFEPLALEFAIVEEA, encoded by the coding sequence ATGCCCCTGCATCATCTTAGCTACGCCGCCACGGGCGCCTTTTCGTCCTTTCTCGCCGATTACATAAGCCAGAAACCTGAGCTGCAGCCCTACTACCACCGGTTTCCGCGGCTGGAGGAGTTCGGGGCCCAGATAACGGAAAAGCAGGCGGCCTACTCGCCCGAGGCCCGGCAGCGCCTGGTAGCAGCCCTGCGGGAGCAGTACCAAAGTCTGCCCGACGTGAATCCGGCTGTGGCAGCCAACCTGGAGCTGCTCAGCCTAGATACGACCTTTACCGTCACCACTGGCCACCAGCTCAATCTGCTCACCGGTCCGCTCTACTTTATTTACAAGATTGTAAGCACGCTCAAGCTGAGCCGGCAGCTCAAGCAGCAGTACCCGCAGTGCGACTTCGTGCCGGTGTACTGGATGGCTACCGAAGACCACGACTTCGCCGAAATCAACCACTTTCACCTCTTCGGCAAAAAGCACGAGTGGCAGTCCGCCCAAGTGGGCGGTCCGGTGGGCCGGATGGCGCTGGACGGCCTCTCGGAGCAGATTCTCGACCAGCTGCCCGCCGATGTGCCCGCCGCTTTCCGCGAGGCCTACGAGGCCGGCGGTACCCTCACCGAAGCCACCCGCCGCCTAGTGCACGCCCTGTTTGGCGAATACGGGCTGGTAAGCATCGATGGCGACAGTGCCGCGCTGAAGCAGGCCCTGGTGCCGGTGCTGGAGCACGAAATCCGGGAGCAGGCTTCCAACCAAGCCGTGCAGACCACCAACGCCCAGCTCGAAGCGGCCGGCTACAAACCCCAAGTGTATTCGCGGCCCCTCAACCTGTTTTTCCTGACCTCGGAAGGCAAGCGGGAGCGAATCGAGCAGGACGGCGACTGTTACGCCATCCGCAATACCGACCTGTGCTACACCCAGAACGAGCTGCTGGAGCTGGCCCGCACCCGGCCCGAGTGTTTTAGCCCGAATGTAGTGCTGCGGCCTCTGTACCAGGAGATTCTGCTGCCCAACCTGTGCTACATCGGCGGCGGGGCGGAAGTAGCTTACTGGTTTCAGCTCAAGCAGGTATTCAGTGACAACCAGGTGCCGTTTCCGATGCTGCTGTTGCGCAACTCGGCTCTGTACCTGGGCAAGGCCCACGCCGGCAAGCTGCGCAAGCTGGGCCTCACACCCGCCGACATTTTCCGGCCCCTGCCCGAGCTCAAAAAGCAGGTGGGTGCTACCCTAGGCCAGGAAGAAATCAGCCTGCGGGAGCAGCAGCAGGCCATTGCCGCCGCCTTTCAGCAGGTAACCGAGCTGGCCCAGCGCCTCGACCCGACCCTGGTGAAAACCGTGGCCGCCGAAGCCCAGAAAACGGCCGGGGGCCTGGCCGGCCTGGAAAAGCGCCTGAGCAAAGCCGCCGAAGCCAAGCATGACACGGCCTACTCCCAGCTCACGGCCGTCAAGGAAAAGCTGTTTCCCGGCGGCGACCTGCAGGAGCGCGTCGACAACGTGCTGTCTATTCTGATCAACAACCCGCAGTTTATCAACCAGCTGCTGGAGAGCTTCGAGCCGCTGGCCCTCGAGTTTGCCATTGTGGAAGAGGCGTAG
- the rimO gene encoding 30S ribosomal protein S12 methylthiotransferase RimO, giving the protein MKVRSQLANKVNVITLGCSKNLVDSEVLMGQLQANNFQVTHEADKSDANIVIINTCGFIDNAKQESIDTILRYADEKEAGRLDKLYVTGCLSQRYKDDLEVEIPQVDAYFGTLELPQLMKTLEADYKHELVGERLITTPRHYAYFKIAEGCNRPCSFCAIPLMRGKHVDRTIEDLVKEAKRLASMGTKELILIAQDLTYYGLEKYGERKLADLLRNLSDVNGIDWIRLQYAYPSQFPLDALDVMMERPNICKYLDMPLQHISDNMLKTMRRGISKRRTVELVDTIRQRVPDIALRTTLIAGHPGETQQDFEELYDFVEQTKFERLGIFTYSHEDNTHSYTLEDNVPAEVKQDRADQIMELQQGISMELNEQKVGNVYKVLFDRKESGYYVGRTEFDSPEVDNEVLVPATPDTYVSLGGFANVQITDASDFDLYGKLV; this is encoded by the coding sequence ATGAAAGTAAGAAGCCAGCTGGCCAATAAAGTCAACGTCATTACCCTGGGCTGTTCCAAAAACCTCGTCGATTCGGAGGTGCTGATGGGACAATTGCAGGCCAATAACTTCCAGGTAACCCACGAGGCCGACAAGAGCGACGCCAACATCGTGATTATCAACACCTGCGGCTTTATCGACAACGCCAAGCAGGAAAGCATCGACACCATCCTGCGCTACGCCGACGAGAAGGAAGCCGGCCGCCTGGATAAGCTCTACGTGACGGGCTGCCTCTCGCAGCGCTACAAGGACGACCTGGAGGTAGAAATTCCGCAGGTCGATGCCTACTTCGGCACCCTGGAGCTGCCCCAGCTGATGAAAACCCTGGAGGCCGACTACAAGCACGAGTTGGTGGGCGAGCGGCTTATTACCACGCCCCGGCACTACGCTTACTTCAAAATTGCCGAAGGCTGCAACCGGCCCTGCTCGTTCTGCGCCATCCCGCTGATGCGCGGCAAGCACGTAGACCGCACCATCGAAGACCTGGTGAAGGAAGCCAAGCGCTTGGCCTCGATGGGCACCAAGGAGCTGATTCTCATTGCCCAGGATTTGACCTACTACGGCCTGGAGAAGTATGGGGAGCGGAAGCTGGCCGACCTCTTGCGCAACCTTTCCGACGTAAACGGCATCGACTGGATCCGGCTGCAATACGCCTACCCGTCGCAGTTTCCGCTGGACGCCCTGGACGTGATGATGGAGCGCCCCAACATCTGCAAGTACCTGGATATGCCCCTGCAGCATATCAGCGACAATATGCTCAAGACCATGCGCCGCGGCATTAGCAAGCGCCGCACGGTGGAGCTGGTGGACACCATCCGGCAGCGCGTGCCCGACATTGCCTTGCGCACCACGCTGATTGCCGGTCACCCCGGCGAAACCCAGCAGGATTTCGAGGAGCTTTACGACTTCGTGGAGCAAACCAAGTTTGAACGCCTGGGCATCTTTACCTACTCGCACGAGGACAACACCCACTCCTACACGCTGGAAGACAATGTGCCCGCCGAAGTAAAGCAGGACCGCGCCGACCAGATTATGGAGCTGCAGCAGGGCATTTCGATGGAGCTCAACGAGCAGAAAGTCGGCAACGTTTACAAAGTACTGTTTGACCGCAAGGAAAGTGGCTACTACGTGGGCCGTACCGAATTCGACTCGCCCGAGGTCGACAACGAAGTGCTGGTGCCGGCCACGCCCGATACCTACGTGTCGCTCGGCGGCTTTGCCAACGTGCAAATCACCGATGCTTCCGACTTCGACCTGTACGGCAAGCTGGTATAG
- a CDS encoding acyltransferase family protein produces the protein MQIAYETSAPAVPAAGPARLNSFLSQKLRFWSLAAMVLLVYVHAYNLHSRYLQPWTPVDEALSVSTFLQYLLANGLLRFRIPILFAISGYLFALHDTRAPHPVRVKRRVQTLLVPYLLWSAFGLGLTWALEQYAPTRQLVLAAELSVFGPDNPLVSGYSPGSCCCAGCCCRYPFSSGFCAACWYITWSTRGCARLCWRPHNFTLA, from the coding sequence ATGCAGATTGCCTACGAAACTTCCGCTCCGGCGGTGCCCGCCGCCGGGCCTGCCCGCCTCAATTCTTTTCTTAGCCAGAAGCTGCGGTTCTGGTCGTTGGCGGCTATGGTGCTGCTGGTATACGTGCACGCCTACAATCTGCACTCCCGCTACCTGCAGCCCTGGACGCCGGTAGATGAAGCGCTGTCGGTGAGTACTTTTCTGCAGTATTTATTGGCCAACGGGCTGCTGCGCTTCCGCATCCCGATTCTGTTTGCCATTTCCGGCTACCTGTTTGCCCTGCACGATACCCGGGCCCCGCACCCGGTGCGGGTGAAGCGCCGGGTGCAGACGCTGCTGGTGCCTTACCTGCTCTGGAGTGCCTTCGGGCTGGGCCTGACCTGGGCTCTGGAGCAGTATGCGCCAACCCGGCAACTGGTGCTGGCCGCCGAGCTGAGCGTTTTCGGGCCCGATAATCCGCTGGTGAGTGGGTACAGTCCGGGGAGTTGCTGCTGCGCTGGCTGCTGCTGCCGGTACCCTTTCAGCTCTGGTTTCTGCGCAGCCTGCTGGTATATAACCTGGTCTACCCGTGGCTGCGCAAGGCTGTGCTGGCGGCCCCACAACTTTACTTTGGCGTAG
- a CDS encoding DUF4295 domain-containing protein — protein MAKKVVATLKVAGGKDWAKVIRAVKSPKTGAYTFREEMVPVDKVQEYIASGTK, from the coding sequence ATGGCTAAGAAAGTAGTAGCAACCCTGAAAGTAGCAGGCGGCAAAGACTGGGCAAAGGTCATCCGCGCTGTAAAGTCGCCCAAAACCGGCGCTTACACCTTCCGCGAGGAGATGGTCCCCGTTGACAAAGTACAAGAGTACATTGCCTCCGGCACGAAGTAA
- the rpmG gene encoding 50S ribosomal protein L33 — MAKKGNRVQVILECTEHKNSGMPGTSRYITTKNRKNTPERVELKKFNPVLKKMTVHKEIK, encoded by the coding sequence ATGGCTAAGAAAGGAAACCGGGTGCAGGTAATCCTGGAGTGCACCGAGCACAAGAACTCGGGTATGCCGGGCACCTCGCGCTACATTACCACCAAGAACCGTAAGAATACGCCTGAGCGTGTTGAGTTGAAGAAGTTCAACCCCGTGCTCAAGAAAATGACCGTCCACAAGGAAATCAAGTAA
- a CDS encoding M24 family metallopeptidase codes for MHDRGTYQPLRPGVVITVEPGIYIPANSPCDPKWWNIGVRIEDDILITSSGYENLSAGAPRTIAEIESAMAKSSVLDNFKLPVLK; via the coding sequence GTGCACGACCGGGGCACTTACCAGCCCTTGCGGCCGGGCGTGGTCATTACCGTAGAGCCTGGCATCTACATCCCGGCCAATAGCCCCTGCGACCCGAAATGGTGGAACATCGGCGTGCGCATCGAAGATGACATCCTGATTACCAGCTCGGGCTACGAAAATCTGTCGGCCGGGGCCCCGCGCACGATAGCCGAAATCGAGAGTGCCATGGCCAAATCCAGCGTACTGGACAATTTCAAGCTGCCCGTTTTGAAGTAA